The following coding sequences lie in one Apium graveolens cultivar Ventura chromosome 3, ASM990537v1, whole genome shotgun sequence genomic window:
- the LOC141713277 gene encoding protein CHLOROPLAST IMPORT APPARATUS 2-like has product MSSCLSGGGRTYGFDLDIVKSTSTSSRTSHSSSPSSTLSESSNSPVSILHRKPRTSRKRPSQTYNEAALLLSTAYPKIFPTKHLTKLCKSSKLYNSFLDEPQELLLPFRTIDNSGFLLHQPILGKPILGVVPKVVNSCERACQSSLESDLYGNSLETCDGHQDDFDAESILDEDIEEGIDSIMGNLSVNNDGVIDESTSTTCIGYPLGLGFNRNLDCDFGMKRGGVRALRNIDESNWWSFPTVNVADITPKSMKTQSAAAQKKKKKVEKIVELKSLYSPKYNSVAAEEELPELSGGPCLKLNYDKVTEAWSDRGLTSDIYVGVSTSTSARKSRSKKVQTTST; this is encoded by the coding sequence ATGTCTTCTTGTTTAAGCGGAGGAGGCCGGACTTATGGGTTCGATCTTGACATAGTTAAATCAACTTCTACTTCTAGTAGAACTTCACATTCGTCGTCCCCGTCTTCTACACTCTCTGAATCAAGTAATTCCCCAGTTTCAATTTTGCATCGAAAGCCTCGAACCTCTCGAAAGAGACCTAGTCAGACCTACAATGAAGCAGCTTTGCTTCTATCGACAGCATACCCTAAGATATTCCCCACCAAACACCTTACAAAGCTTTGCAAATCTAGCAAATTATACAACAGTTTTCTAGACGAGCCTCAAGAATTACTCCTTCCATTTCGAACTATAGACAATTCAGGTTTTTTGCTTCATCAGCCGATCCTAGGAAAGCCCATTCTTGGCGTTGTGCCCAAAGTTGTGAATTCTTGCGAAAGGGCTTGCCAGAGCTCCCTAGAAAGTGATTTGTATGGGAATTCTTTGGAAACTTGTGATGGGCATCAAGATGATTTTGATGCGGAGTCGATATTGGATGAAGATATCGAAGAAGGCATTGATAGCATCATGGGGAATCTAAGTGTGAACAACGATGGTGTAATTGATGAGTCCACAAGTACTACTTGCATTGGTTATCCTTTGGGACTGGGATTTAATAGAAATTTGGATTGCGACTTCGGAATGAAAAGGGGAGGAGTAAGGGCATTGAGAAATATTGATGAATCAAACTGGTGGAGCTTTCCAACAGTAAATGTGGCCGACATCACACCCAAATCCATGAAAACCCAATCAGCAGCAGCacaaaagaagaaaaagaaggtTGAGAAAATTGTGGAATTGAAGTCTTTATATTCTCCAAAATATAATTCTGTTGCTGCTGAAGAAGAGCTACCAGAATTGAGCGGAGGGCCGTGCCTGAAATTAAATTATGACAAAGTAACGGAAGCTTGGTCGGACCGGGGGTTGACAAGTGACATATATGTCGGTGTATCCACCAGTACTTCTGCCAGGAAATCTAGGTCCAAGAAAGTTCAAACTACCAGCACATAA